A single region of the Sorghum bicolor cultivar BTx623 chromosome 9, Sorghum_bicolor_NCBIv3, whole genome shotgun sequence genome encodes:
- the LOC8072523 gene encoding uncharacterized protein LOC8072523 → MASSAAFAVLLVLAVAAQCTRGGQLACEDLSADVCAFAVSSAGRRCVLERTPDGAQRCQTSASAVGVETDACVRACGVDRAVLGLPIASAMAEGDRRSFSALCSSACRDVCPDVVDLYATVAAAEGMSLPLLCEAHNKAGNRRMLTSTIPPVGAPEADAIPPVGAPEADAPAA, encoded by the exons ATGGCCTCCTCCGCCGCTTTCGCCGTTCTCCTCGTCCTCGCCGTCGCTGCGCAGTGCACTCGTG GTGGTCAGCTTGCGTGCGAGGACCTGTCGGCGGACGTGTGCGCGTTCGCGGTGTCGTCGGCCGGGAGGCGGTGCGTGCTGGAGCGCACTCCTGACGGCGCCCAGCGGTGCCAGACCTCGGCGTCGGCGGTGGGTGTCGAGACCGATGCCTGCGTGCGTGCCTGCGGCGTCGACCGCGCCGTGCTGGGCCTCCCCATCGCCAGCGCCATGGCCGAGGGCGACCGCCGCTCCTTCTCGGCACTCTGCTCGTCTGCATGCCGGGACGTGTGCCCCGACGTCGTGGATCTCTACGCCACCGTGGCCGCCGCTGAAG GTATGTCGCTGCCGCTGCTGTGCGAGGCGCACAACAAGGCTGGGAACCGCCGCATGCTGACTTCGACGATACCCCCGGTCGGCGCTCCGGAGGCTGATGCGATACCCCCGGTCGGCGCTCCGGAGGCTGATGCGCCAGCTGCATGA